Proteins encoded by one window of Syntrophales bacterium:
- a CDS encoding pilus assembly protein PilM, which produces MKLWDILRRKKGSSPKELSAAEKDRLSRKPTSGFMQKVGSLFDFGELIFGKQEPVGLDIGSSSVKLAEISERKSRIVLHRYYQIPIERGIIVDGVVADIEKLAEKIKVLFRDSGCRRKTVSTAIPGRSVIIKKVSFPHLTDDELRKIIKEESIKYLPFESMEGVYFDFQVLGENPYNSNLSDVIIVAAKDEVVDAYLEAIRIAGLTPVVLDVDTFALETMYEKNYDYDEDEVVAIVNIGASFTNINILKNATSMFTRDISLGGNSITESIEREYGVTFEEAERIKIDGFKDDESVRENLLSYADLICSEIERSLDYFHSLHGGEDIRRVLLAGGGAMIPRLPEYLEERLRIQTELVNPLRKLVYNDRVITQEYVQRNVTCAAVAIGLAFRRPGDKWSA; this is translated from the coding sequence ATGAAACTTTGGGATATATTACGAAGGAAGAAGGGTTCTTCCCCCAAAGAGCTTTCTGCTGCCGAGAAAGATAGATTGTCTCGCAAGCCCACGTCGGGTTTTATGCAAAAGGTAGGCTCTTTATTCGATTTTGGTGAGCTGATCTTCGGTAAACAGGAACCTGTTGGGCTTGATATCGGGTCCAGTTCCGTCAAATTGGCAGAGATTTCGGAGCGAAAATCGAGGATTGTTCTCCACCGGTATTATCAGATACCTATTGAACGGGGCATCATCGTTGATGGTGTTGTTGCCGATATTGAAAAGCTTGCCGAAAAAATAAAGGTACTTTTCAGAGATTCAGGTTGTAGAAGGAAAACAGTGTCTACAGCTATTCCTGGCCGTTCGGTGATTATTAAAAAAGTTTCCTTTCCTCATCTAACGGACGATGAACTACGAAAGATCATAAAGGAAGAGTCAATAAAATATCTGCCCTTTGAGTCTATGGAAGGGGTTTATTTCGATTTCCAGGTGTTGGGTGAAAACCCCTATAATTCCAACCTGTCGGATGTAATTATCGTGGCTGCAAAGGACGAGGTTGTGGACGCTTATTTGGAAGCAATCCGTATTGCGGGACTTACACCCGTCGTACTTGACGTGGATACTTTTGCTTTAGAGACAATGTATGAGAAAAATTACGATTACGATGAGGATGAGGTTGTCGCCATAGTGAATATAGGGGCAAGCTTTACGAATATAAATATTTTGAAGAACGCAACCTCCATGTTTACCAGGGATATAAGTTTAGGAGGTAATAGTATAACGGAAAGCATAGAACGTGAGTACGGTGTTACCTTCGAGGAAGCGGAACGTATCAAAATTGACGGTTTTAAGGATGATGAGTCAGTTAGGGAGAATCTTTTGTCGTATGCCGATCTAATTTGCTCTGAAATTGAGCGATCTCTAGATTATTTTCATTCCCTTCATGGTGGAGAGGATATCAGACGTGTCTTGCTCGCTGGTGGTGGCGCTATGATTCCCCGTCTACCGGAGTACCTGGAGGAAAGACTTCGAATCCAAACAGAATTGGTGAATCCTTTGCGCAAGCTGGTGTATAATGATAGGGTGATTACTCAGGAATATGTCCAGCGCAACGTGACTTGTGCGGCTGTAGCCATTGGGCTTGCATTTAGGAGACCAGGAGATAAATGGTCCGCATAA
- a CDS encoding PilC/PilY family type IV pilus protein: MKLYKKTFLLGVLLLFLLSSHTADATQPPEGEEALFTTSIAPDALIVLDLSGSMNWNPKGGNQIYGSSSCSADTVNCTGSGCSGGFCGSPKTNCNTNCSRLAIAKRAIFSLLDDNNDGTINSADETSLNVRVGYMRFYNCSSDDTSSSYTSGCITLIRAIGTKYSLIYCSSNSSCSITSGSSASNCVNGESASGGTPLASALRKAKIYLNAHKAGDSARNCRKKFVILITDGADTYACSGSGDECQDHMYKRRREVVARAKELADEGYKVFVIGFGADMPDYLENTLNWMAYYGGTDNPNQANSGNTSAITPVTPETCSSDPSPMAATCYDSSRPEGFSKSNFRAASNDPGYAALSGYAFLAADANQLAEALKTAMTMIRQANYAFSQASVQSSRTADENYLYEGSFEPDDSDPFWKGHLRKYQILSDGSVASSYMYDGGEVLQIRESRKRNIFTFKGGNLIHFTRCIPIVSDCTQSPYCDDYDNTLMMATCVNNITTNDLGVTDETEKNNIIGYIRGHPTYNPEKSGSSINTWKLGDVFRSSPITIGTPSIYYEDIRDKSSHSVTCQEGGDCSTSTARTVNAFGYHRCTRCRSSANGKRVIVAGANDGQLHAFRTSDMTEVWSFIPPNLLTKLKNMTHTNHPTSKTHQYFVDGPVTVADVWLGSGTGETKDPSSWKTILIFGLGRGSTSYSWSSSPHCDSGISGTYSESYPHYCGYHALDVSNSLAPQYMWHIKFADSTTRASQAPYLGDSWSKMMIGRVALNEGGSVIEKWVGFIGAGYNAGDCAGGRGCDPRGKGFFVIDLRNGQILWSYTRENNSSMNYSIAATPAIVDTDNDGFIDTVYVGDLGGNMWRFKLCRRIDLPDCGLPGSGATKIWTGGKFFASASGQIRPIFTSAAVARDSVGNIWVYWGTGDKTDPTAANAQERFFGVKDDLISTFTFSDLQNLTSPTQTYNPSSGKVGFALNLAGNGEKMLADPTVFGGVVYFTTYVPAGGGNPCEQGGDAYLYALKYTTGGGALSGGERRMWVGTGIASAPILSLPPGSGGTPDLYVTTSGGGGVSASTKRVNITPPGVSCRTNLLYWKDKRIE, from the coding sequence ATGAAACTTTATAAAAAAACATTTCTGCTTGGTGTTTTACTTCTGTTCTTGCTGAGTTCACACACAGCCGATGCTACTCAACCACCTGAAGGTGAGGAGGCACTTTTCACTACATCCATCGCTCCCGACGCTCTTATCGTATTGGACCTATCGGGTAGCATGAACTGGAACCCAAAAGGGGGAAACCAGATATATGGGTCTTCGAGTTGTTCTGCTGATACGGTTAACTGCACAGGATCAGGCTGTTCAGGTGGATTCTGCGGATCTCCCAAAACAAACTGCAACACCAATTGCAGCCGACTAGCCATAGCTAAAAGGGCTATTTTCAGTCTCCTCGATGACAACAACGATGGAACCATAAACAGCGCGGATGAGACAAGCTTAAACGTGAGGGTGGGTTACATGAGATTTTACAACTGCTCGAGTGATGACACGAGCAGTAGTTATACAAGTGGTTGTATAACCCTGATCCGAGCCATAGGAACAAAGTACAGCCTGATATACTGTAGTAGCAACTCTAGCTGCAGTATAACGAGTGGCAGCAGTGCCAGTAATTGTGTAAACGGCGAATCCGCAAGTGGGGGTACACCCCTTGCATCTGCCCTAAGAAAGGCAAAGATCTACCTCAACGCTCATAAAGCTGGCGACTCTGCCAGGAATTGCAGAAAAAAATTTGTCATTCTTATTACAGATGGCGCTGATACCTATGCCTGTTCAGGCTCAGGCGATGAATGTCAGGATCACATGTACAAGCGTCGCAGAGAGGTTGTAGCCAGAGCAAAGGAACTCGCTGATGAGGGGTATAAGGTGTTTGTCATAGGCTTCGGGGCTGATATGCCCGACTATTTGGAAAACACATTGAACTGGATGGCCTATTACGGCGGAACTGATAATCCCAATCAAGCTAATTCGGGCAATACATCGGCCATCACTCCTGTAACACCGGAAACGTGCTCCAGTGATCCATCCCCAATGGCAGCAACTTGTTACGATTCAAGTCGCCCAGAAGGATTTTCCAAATCCAATTTCCGGGCTGCCTCCAACGATCCAGGTTACGCTGCACTCTCAGGCTACGCCTTTCTTGCCGCCGATGCCAATCAACTTGCTGAGGCTTTAAAAACAGCTATGACCATGATACGGCAAGCTAACTACGCCTTTTCACAGGCATCCGTTCAGTCCTCTCGCACAGCTGACGAAAACTACCTGTACGAAGGATCCTTTGAACCTGATGACAGCGATCCTTTCTGGAAAGGTCACCTAAGAAAATACCAGATCTTAAGTGATGGTTCAGTGGCGAGCTCTTACATGTACGACGGAGGAGAAGTTTTACAAATTAGAGAGTCCCGCAAGAGAAACATCTTCACTTTCAAAGGAGGAAATCTCATCCATTTCACACGTTGTATCCCGATTGTTAGTGATTGCACACAATCACCGTATTGCGACGACTACGATAATACCCTCATGATGGCAACATGCGTGAACAACATTACTACTAATGACCTCGGTGTCACGGACGAAACAGAAAAAAACAACATAATTGGTTACATCAGAGGCCATCCAACATACAATCCAGAAAAATCGGGAAGCAGTATAAATACGTGGAAGTTAGGTGATGTCTTCCGATCGTCACCCATTACCATCGGGACACCTTCTATTTACTACGAAGATATAAGGGATAAAAGCTCTCATTCTGTGACTTGTCAGGAAGGAGGTGACTGTTCCACCAGTACAGCAAGGACGGTGAACGCCTTCGGTTATCACCGTTGCACTCGTTGCCGATCCTCCGCAAACGGAAAACGGGTAATTGTTGCTGGTGCTAACGACGGTCAGTTACACGCCTTTAGAACCTCTGATATGACAGAAGTTTGGAGTTTTATTCCTCCCAATCTCCTTACCAAACTCAAAAACATGACGCACACGAACCATCCTACTTCAAAAACTCATCAGTACTTTGTTGATGGACCAGTGACCGTCGCAGATGTCTGGTTGGGAAGTGGAACGGGTGAAACAAAAGATCCCAGTTCCTGGAAAACCATCTTGATATTCGGACTAGGAAGAGGATCAACCAGTTACTCTTGGAGTTCATCTCCCCATTGTGACTCAGGAATAAGTGGTACATATTCCGAATCATATCCCCATTACTGTGGATACCATGCACTTGATGTGAGCAATTCTCTCGCCCCCCAATACATGTGGCATATAAAATTCGCAGATTCAACAACCAGAGCATCTCAGGCGCCATACCTCGGTGATTCCTGGAGCAAAATGATGATTGGTCGAGTTGCCCTCAATGAAGGGGGTTCGGTGATCGAGAAGTGGGTGGGCTTTATTGGCGCGGGATACAATGCAGGCGACTGTGCAGGTGGAAGAGGATGTGACCCAAGAGGGAAGGGATTTTTCGTCATTGACCTGAGGAATGGGCAAATCTTATGGAGTTATACCAGAGAAAACAACAGCTCCATGAATTACAGCATTGCCGCCACGCCTGCTATTGTGGACACAGACAACGATGGTTTCATAGATACGGTATACGTGGGTGATTTGGGAGGAAACATGTGGCGTTTCAAACTCTGTCGTCGGATAGATCTTCCGGATTGTGGTCTGCCTGGTTCTGGAGCGACAAAAATCTGGACAGGGGGCAAATTCTTTGCTTCTGCTTCGGGACAAATAAGGCCCATATTTACAAGTGCCGCCGTTGCGAGGGATAGCGTAGGCAATATCTGGGTCTACTGGGGTACAGGTGACAAAACTGACCCCACAGCCGCTAATGCCCAAGAGAGATTCTTCGGTGTTAAGGACGATCTTATTTCCACATTTACTTTTAGCGACCTTCAGAACTTAACATCTCCGACTCAAACCTATAATCCATCTTCAGGTAAGGTGGGATTCGCCCTAAACCTAGCAGGTAACGGGGAAAAGATGCTTGCTGATCCCACTGTTTTCGGTGGTGTTGTTTATTTCACCACTTATGTCCCTGCGGGCGGGGGAAATCCCTGTGAACAGGGTGGTGATGCTTATCTCTACGCTCTGAAATACACCACAGGAGGAGGTGCTCTATCCGGGGGCGAAAGACGCATGTGGGTAGGCACGGGGATAGCTTCTGCTCCTATCCTCTCACTGCCCCCTGGAAGTGGGGGAACTCCTGATCTCTACGTGACGACTAGTGGTGGCGGAGGAGTTTCTGCAAGCACAAAGCGTGTAAACATCACACCGCCTGGGGTGTCTTGCAGAACCAACCTCTTATATTGGAAAGATAAACGCATTGAATAA
- a CDS encoding pilus assembly protein PilP, which translates to MSPLYAAGERQSPVDVPGKGGSTVTQVSRSPLVFNYDPRGKPDPFRPFVDEELALRKRQELRLKSKPVSPLLRYPLNHYRLVGVAVDDVKRVAVVQDNEGKFYPLSIGMLIGSNRGRVVDIREDRVVVEESTGIRKRGKPTFKRVTIKLKKEEVEP; encoded by the coding sequence GTGAGTCCTCTTTACGCGGCTGGGGAGAGACAGTCGCCAGTGGATGTCCCTGGAAAGGGGGGAAGTACAGTTACTCAGGTTTCGCGATCTCCTCTGGTTTTTAACTACGATCCTCGGGGAAAGCCTGATCCTTTCAGGCCCTTTGTAGATGAGGAATTAGCTCTAAGGAAGAGGCAGGAACTTAGGTTAAAGTCGAAACCAGTATCCCCGCTTTTGAGGTATCCCCTTAACCATTATCGGCTCGTGGGAGTTGCAGTGGATGATGTGAAGAGAGTGGCTGTGGTGCAAGATAATGAAGGTAAATTTTATCCACTTTCTATAGGAATGCTGATAGGTTCAAACAGGGGACGGGTGGTTGATATAAGAGAGGACCGAGTGGTGGTGGAAGAGTCCACGGGTATTAGGAAAAGGGGAAAACCAACATTCAAACGTGTGACCATTAAGTTAAAGAAGGAAGAGGTGGAACCGTGA
- the dut gene encoding dUTP diphosphatase, with protein MQEFVKVPIRKLPGCEDLDIPQYMTPQAAGMDIRAAVQADTVIPPGEWREIPTGIAVALPDGYEAQIRPRSGLALRYGVGLVNAPGTVDADYRGEIKVILINFGREPFIVRRGDRVAQMVVQKVCRVYWELDGDHEPSHRGSGGFGSTGYGR; from the coding sequence GGATTTGGATATTCCGCAGTACATGACCCCTCAGGCGGCGGGCATGGATATTCGTGCTGCCGTACAAGCTGATACAGTTATTCCTCCGGGGGAATGGAGAGAAATTCCGACGGGAATCGCAGTAGCCCTTCCTGATGGTTACGAAGCTCAAATAAGACCTCGTAGCGGTTTGGCTCTACGGTATGGTGTGGGTTTGGTGAATGCCCCTGGAACCGTGGATGCAGATTATCGGGGAGAAATAAAGGTTATCCTCATAAATTTTGGAAGAGAACCGTTTATCGTTCGTAGGGGGGATCGCGTAGCCCAGATGGTGGTTCAAAAGGTATGTCGCGTCTATTGGGAACTGGATGGGGATCATGAACCTTCCCATAGGGGGTCAGGAGGATTCGGATCAACGGGATATGGGAGATGA
- a CDS encoding type 4a pilus biogenesis protein PilO, which produces MGFADEFKKLNPRVKILFFVVFILLVAVVYWLFLLKPVVEKRAELKTKLGELDKVIKEKERIAQQRDKYLKEVEALKAAFREALVKLPDEKEIPGLLLSVSMAGRETGLEFVVFEPQRPAPPPPDKGTEVRSALKPSDQRAQEKQQDEKKSAPPKAQDQKQKPQERFYEEIPVKVSVNGTFPNTVSFFGRVASLPRIMNVEDVIVEGVKGGGQTKTVNTSCTIKTYMFMEKKGTEGKVR; this is translated from the coding sequence ATGGGTTTTGCTGATGAGTTTAAGAAGTTAAATCCCAGGGTCAAAATACTTTTTTTTGTGGTTTTCATTTTGCTGGTTGCTGTTGTTTACTGGTTGTTTTTGCTAAAACCTGTGGTTGAGAAAAGGGCAGAGTTAAAAACCAAACTTGGAGAATTGGATAAGGTTATAAAAGAAAAGGAAAGGATTGCTCAGCAGAGGGATAAGTACCTCAAAGAGGTGGAAGCGTTGAAGGCAGCCTTTCGCGAGGCTCTGGTGAAGTTACCTGACGAAAAAGAGATTCCCGGACTTCTTCTCTCTGTATCTATGGCAGGCCGAGAAACTGGTCTGGAGTTTGTAGTTTTTGAACCGCAAAGGCCAGCACCGCCCCCACCTGATAAAGGGACAGAAGTAAGGAGTGCTCTAAAACCTTCTGATCAAAGGGCACAGGAGAAACAGCAAGATGAGAAAAAATCAGCACCGCCGAAGGCTCAGGATCAGAAGCAAAAACCTCAGGAACGATTCTACGAGGAGATACCTGTTAAGGTATCGGTAAACGGAACTTTCCCCAATACGGTTTCGTTTTTTGGTAGAGTTGCTAGCCTTCCCCGAATTATGAATGTGGAGGACGTTATTGTGGAAGGAGTAAAAGGGGGTGGGCAAACGAAGACTGTTAATACATCCTGTACCATTAAAACATACATGTTTATGGAAAAAAAAGGGACAGAAGGAAAAGTAAGGTAA
- a CDS encoding septum formation initiator family protein, whose product MKIGRYVILIIIVILLFIVFGERGLIDNYAMHKKLQEIQTTNDTIRKENVELQRYVELLRDDLSTIEMVARYELGFVKKGEVVYRFLR is encoded by the coding sequence ATGAAAATAGGCAGGTATGTGATTTTGATTATCATCGTTATCCTTCTTTTTATCGTTTTCGGTGAAAGGGGACTAATTGACAATTACGCGATGCACAAAAAACTCCAAGAGATTCAAACGACTAATGATACAATTAGAAAGGAAAATGTTGAACTTCAGAGATACGTTGAACTTTTAAGAGATGATCTCTCCACTATTGAGATGGTGGCGCGATATGAGCTGGGTTTTGTTAAGAAAGGAGAAGTTGTTTATCGATTTTTACGTTGA
- a CDS encoding PilN domain-containing protein, which yields MVRINLLPYKEIKKKEVKAPTFILHGGLGFLFVLFLSGFYVYFHWENMALDKAVKNQEKRLAELNKIVGEIDTFKKEKQVLEKKLAVIAELEKNRFYPVQLFADVASRVPVRDMWLEKMEQKGNQLNISGVARDTFTLVRFIRGLESSALISSVELLFSKQREVSGMKLQEFSLTCLLRKGV from the coding sequence ATGGTCCGCATAAATTTACTTCCGTACAAAGAAATCAAGAAAAAAGAAGTTAAGGCTCCCACATTTATTCTTCACGGAGGGTTAGGTTTTCTATTTGTTCTATTTCTGTCTGGCTTTTATGTCTATTTTCATTGGGAAAACATGGCTCTCGATAAGGCTGTAAAGAATCAGGAGAAGCGCTTGGCAGAGCTAAACAAAATTGTGGGTGAAATCGATACTTTCAAAAAAGAAAAGCAGGTGCTTGAAAAGAAATTAGCAGTTATTGCTGAACTAGAAAAAAACCGTTTTTACCCTGTTCAGCTTTTCGCGGATGTAGCTTCACGCGTGCCAGTTAGGGACATGTGGTTGGAAAAGATGGAGCAAAAAGGTAATCAGTTAAATATCAGTGGAGTGGCCCGAGATACTTTCACACTAGTTCGTTTTATAAGGGGGCTTGAATCATCGGCTTTGATCTCTTCGGTGGAACTTTTGTTTTCCAAACAAAGGGAAGTTTCGGGTATGAAATTGCAGGAGTTCTCCCTTACTTGTTTATTGCGTAAAGGGGTTTAA
- a CDS encoding homocysteine biosynthesis protein — MKKYKVKKTYAEINEKIRQGKAVVVTAEEMIDIVERHGDVEAARRVDVVTTGTFSPMCSSGAFLNFGHTSPRIKASKVWLNDVPAYAGLAAVDCYIGATEVVEGDPLNSVYPGEFNYGGGHVIEDLVAGNVIRLRAEGYGTDCYPSRKHERNLTLFDFRDAILFNPRNAYQNYSCAVNLSDRTIYTYMGMLRPRMGNANYATSGQLSPLFNDPYYRTIGVGTRIFLGGAQGFVVWSGTQHNPNVKRGKNGVPREGAGTIAVIGNLKEMSPQWLVGASILGYGVSLYVGIGIPIPILDEEMARFTAVKDEDIYTQVYDYGMDYPKGGPLRSIGEVNYKELRSGTIVLNGKKVPTTPLSSYYKAREITWILKEWIEEGKFLLSEPQMTLPGPQFL, encoded by the coding sequence ATGAAAAAATACAAGGTAAAGAAGACATACGCTGAGATTAATGAAAAAATTCGTCAGGGAAAGGCCGTTGTGGTTACTGCCGAGGAGATGATCGATATTGTGGAGAGACATGGTGATGTGGAGGCAGCAAGAAGAGTGGATGTGGTGACGACGGGAACTTTCAGTCCAATGTGTTCTTCCGGTGCTTTTCTGAACTTTGGTCACACATCACCTAGGATTAAGGCTTCAAAGGTTTGGTTGAATGATGTACCTGCCTACGCAGGACTCGCCGCGGTTGATTGTTACATAGGAGCCACTGAAGTAGTTGAGGGGGATCCTCTAAATAGCGTTTACCCTGGTGAGTTTAACTACGGTGGTGGACATGTAATAGAAGATTTAGTTGCGGGTAACGTCATTCGGTTGCGTGCAGAAGGGTATGGAACGGACTGCTATCCCTCAAGAAAGCATGAACGTAATCTTACGTTGTTTGATTTTAGAGATGCTATTCTCTTCAATCCCCGTAATGCGTATCAGAATTACAGTTGTGCGGTGAATCTCTCCGACCGGACTATCTATACATACATGGGTATGCTAAGACCAAGGATGGGGAACGCAAATTACGCTACTTCGGGACAACTGAGCCCTCTGTTTAACGATCCTTATTACAGAACCATTGGTGTTGGAACGCGCATTTTTCTTGGTGGGGCTCAGGGTTTTGTTGTTTGGTCTGGAACACAGCATAACCCAAACGTGAAAAGAGGAAAAAATGGTGTGCCTCGTGAAGGAGCGGGGACAATTGCAGTTATCGGCAACCTTAAAGAGATGTCACCCCAGTGGCTCGTTGGGGCAAGCATCCTTGGCTACGGAGTATCGCTTTACGTAGGCATTGGGATTCCGATTCCTATTTTGGATGAGGAGATGGCCCGTTTTACCGCGGTTAAAGATGAGGATATCTATACCCAAGTGTATGATTACGGCATGGATTATCCTAAGGGTGGTCCTCTGAGGAGCATTGGGGAGGTAAATTACAAGGAGCTGCGTAGCGGTACAATTGTGCTTAATGGGAAAAAAGTACCCACTACACCTCTTTCAAGCTACTATAAGGCGAGAGAGATAACATGGATTCTGAAAGAGTGGATTGAAGAGGGTAAGTTCTTACTAAGTGAGCCTCAGATGACTTTGCCAGGGCCACAATTTCTCTAA